From a single Vicugna pacos chromosome 4, VicPac4, whole genome shotgun sequence genomic region:
- the LOC140696003 gene encoding interferon alpha-1-like gives MSPMARPLSVLMALVALSCHSICSLGCDLPQTHSLATRRTLMLLGQMRRISPSSCLKDRQDFGFPQEVLGGHRLQKAQAISVFHEVVQQLFLLFSTEGSSAAWEEGLLHRLCTGLDQQLTELEACPMQEAGLQGSPLLNENPILAVRRYFHRITLYLQEKKYSPCAWEIVRAEVMRSFSSARHLQER, from the coding sequence ATGTCCCCAATGGCTCGACCCTTGTCTGTACTCATGGCCCTGGTGGCGCTCAGCTGTCACTCCATCTGCTCGCTGGGGTGTGACCTGCCTCAGACCCACAGCCTGGCCACCAGGAGGACCTTGATGCTCCTGGGACAAATGAGGAGaatctccccctcctcctgcctgaaGGACAGACAGGACTTTGGATTCCCTCAGGAGGTCCTTGGCGGCCACCGGCTCCAGAAGGCTCAAGCCATCTCTGTCTTCCATGAGGtggtccagcagctcttcctcctcttcagcACAGAGGGCTCGTCTGCTGCCTGGGAGGAGGGCCTCCTGCACAGACTCTGCACTGGGCTTGATCAGCAGCTGACGGAGCTGGAAGCCTGTCCGAtgcaggaggcggggctgcaAGGGTCCCCCCTGCTGAATGAGAACCCCATCCTGGCTGTGAGGAGATACTTCCACAGAATCACTCTCTATCTGCAAGAGAAGAAATACAGCCCTTGTGCCTGGGAGATCGTCAGAGCAGAAGTCATGAGATCCTTCTCTTCAGCGAGACACTTGCAAGAAAGATGA